One part of the Bacteroidales bacterium genome encodes these proteins:
- a CDS encoding DUF4492 domain-containing protein: MNYLKRVILFYVDGFRHLSTLGKTLWIIIFIKLFIMFFILKLFFFPNELKNNFKNDQQRSDYILEQLTKTK, from the coding sequence ATGAATTATCTTAAAAGAGTAATATTGTTCTATGTGGATGGATTTCGGCATTTAAGTACCTTAGGAAAAACTTTATGGATTATTATTTTTATTAAGCTATTTATCATGTTCTTTATACTCAAACTATTTTTCTTCCCCAATGAGTTGAAAAATAATTTTAAAAATGATCAACAACGTAGCGATTATATTTTGGAACAACTAACTAAAACAAAGTAA
- a CDS encoding cytochrome ubiquinol oxidase subunit I, translating to MTLLDASLIDWSRGQFALTAIYHWFFVPLTLGLSFIMAITESIYVKTGNEEWKKITKFWMTLFGINFAIGVATGIILEFEFGTNWSKYSWIVGDIFGAPLAVEGIFAFFLESTFIAVMFFGWEKLSKKFHLFSTWMVAFGSNLSALWILVANAWMNYPAGMTFNPDSARNEMQSFGEVALSPFAVNKFLHTITSSYVVAAIFVIGVSSWYLLKNRHVLMAKKSILVASVFGLLSSLAIIITGDGSAYQVAQKQPMKLAAMEGLYDGQKGAGLIVLGMLNPAKEVSNSEDPYYFKIQIPKMLSFLGYRNGDAFVPGIKDLIYGNEQYGIEPAQKRIERGKISVNALKEYKEAKVAGDTAKMNTALATFKETFPDFGYAYFENIERLVPNVALVFYSFHIMVGLGFYFVLLFLIVLWFSFKEKLQQKKWLLRLALFTIPLGYLASQLGWVVAEVGRQPWAIQDILPVFKATSHLSVGAVQTTFFLFLALFTVLLIAEIRILVKQIKNGPKE from the coding sequence ATGACCTTATTAGATGCATCATTAATCGATTGGTCGCGAGGGCAATTTGCCTTGACCGCTATTTATCATTGGTTCTTTGTGCCATTAACACTAGGATTGTCTTTTATTATGGCAATAACCGAGTCTATTTATGTAAAAACCGGCAACGAAGAATGGAAAAAAATTACAAAATTTTGGATGACCTTGTTTGGTATTAACTTCGCCATTGGAGTGGCTACCGGAATTATTTTAGAATTTGAATTTGGTACCAACTGGTCGAAGTATTCGTGGATTGTAGGCGATATTTTTGGTGCTCCCCTTGCAGTAGAAGGAATTTTTGCCTTTTTCCTCGAATCTACATTTATTGCAGTAATGTTTTTTGGATGGGAAAAATTGAGCAAAAAGTTTCATTTATTCTCAACATGGATGGTAGCATTTGGATCTAATTTATCGGCCTTGTGGATTTTGGTCGCTAATGCATGGATGAACTATCCTGCTGGTATGACTTTTAATCCTGATTCGGCTCGCAACGAAATGCAAAGCTTTGGCGAAGTTGCACTATCGCCTTTTGCAGTCAATAAATTTTTACATACCATCACTTCAAGCTATGTGGTTGCAGCTATTTTTGTAATTGGAGTAAGTTCTTGGTACTTACTTAAAAACAGACATGTACTAATGGCTAAAAAAAGCATTTTAGTCGCTTCTGTTTTTGGGTTGCTTTCTTCGTTGGCTATTATTATTACAGGTGATGGTTCGGCTTATCAGGTTGCACAAAAACAACCGATGAAGTTAGCCGCTATGGAAGGCTTATACGATGGGCAGAAAGGAGCCGGCTTAATTGTTTTGGGTATGCTAAACCCTGCTAAAGAAGTTTCTAATAGCGAAGATCCATATTATTTTAAAATTCAAATTCCAAAAATGCTTTCGTTTTTAGGTTACCGCAATGGCGACGCTTTCGTACCGGGTATTAAAGATTTGATTTATGGTAATGAACAATATGGCATCGAACCTGCTCAAAAAAGAATTGAACGTGGAAAAATAAGTGTTAATGCTCTTAAAGAATACAAAGAAGCCAAAGTTGCCGGCGATACTGCCAAAATGAACACCGCCTTGGCTACTTTTAAAGAGACATTTCCAGATTTTGGATATGCTTATTTCGAAAACATTGAGCGTTTAGTTCCTAATGTAGCGTTGGTATTTTATTCTTTCCATATCATGGTAGGCTTGGGATTTTATTTTGTACTCCTGTTTTTAATTGTTTTATGGTTTTCATTTAAGGAAAAACTACAACAGAAAAAATGGTTATTGCGTTTGGCATTATTTACCATTCCTTTAGGTTATTTGGCTTCACAATTAGGATGGGTGGTTGCCGAAGTAGGTCGTCAACCATGGGCAATACAAGATATTTTGCCGGTATTTAAAGCCACATCGCATTTGTCGGTGGGAGCAGTACAAACCACTTTCTTTTTATTTTTAGCCTTATTTACCGTTCTGCTTATTGCAGAAATAAGAATATTAGTTAAACAAATTAAAAACGGACCAAAAGAATAA